A single genomic interval of Deltaproteobacteria bacterium HGW-Deltaproteobacteria-4 harbors:
- a CDS encoding cyclic nucleotide-binding protein — protein MPLKKHLRETEPFDRLSEEGFSELASTARSEVYPAGTFIFHQKDPPTGWLYVIRSGLVEIVVNSPGGGDMVVDYRKEGQFFGGTPIFSGETYTGGARAALRTECWLIPAATLKAVAARHPRVGAYFTRIVLSRIRQLYSQIVTTPTQGRPAQLEAYPFKKRLSEIMTTPVFSVPMTLPALEIAPLLATHGFGLLAVVDAQNRPVGLVSERELVNHFLVEQQDPRQCTAGDLMQAVPALLPPNAYMFEAMALMQSRRLKALFVVTDGELAGIVTPRDLLHYRSQKEMLLLGNVREEASLAGLALIRNSLPTLVRSFLAEHRGTPEILEVLTYIHHGIIRRTCELTLAQLAANGEEPPAVRWSLLVMGSAGRREMLLAPDQDHGLIWEDLPAGATARAAEEFFARFGTALTENLLAVGYPLCEGGVMASNPPWRGTLRTWRRRIQDWVNDPEPMKIRSSSIFFDFLPLYGEVDLAHDLRVAIASEIESFEGFLYQMMTLDLRHKVPLSLLGGFVLEKSGEHQGEISIKQGGLIYLVDCIRIFALERRLPVTRTLDRLSGLEGLNVFDNETAEHVRAAFEALSYLRLRNELAQVDVGQYPSSYLNPLSLAKPERELLKEALQAVSKLQDATRRHFSRSAF, from the coding sequence ATGCCCCTGAAAAAACATCTACGCGAAACCGAACCCTTTGACCGCCTGTCGGAAGAGGGTTTTAGCGAGCTGGCGAGCACTGCCCGCAGCGAGGTCTATCCGGCCGGGACCTTTATTTTTCACCAGAAGGACCCCCCGACCGGCTGGCTTTATGTCATTCGCAGCGGACTGGTCGAGATCGTCGTCAATTCTCCCGGTGGCGGCGATATGGTCGTTGACTACCGCAAAGAAGGACAGTTCTTCGGCGGAACACCGATCTTCAGCGGCGAGACCTACACCGGCGGGGCCCGGGCAGCTCTGCGCACCGAATGCTGGTTGATCCCCGCAGCGACTTTGAAGGCGGTGGCGGCGCGGCATCCCCGCGTCGGCGCCTACTTTACCCGCATCGTCCTGTCCCGTATCCGCCAGCTTTACAGCCAGATTGTGACCACGCCGACGCAAGGGAGACCAGCGCAACTCGAAGCCTATCCCTTCAAGAAGCGCCTCTCCGAGATTATGACCACCCCGGTGTTCAGTGTGCCGATGACGCTGCCGGCCCTGGAGATCGCGCCGCTTTTGGCAACACACGGCTTCGGGCTGCTGGCCGTCGTCGATGCGCAGAATCGTCCGGTCGGATTAGTCAGTGAACGGGAGCTGGTCAACCATTTTCTGGTTGAGCAGCAAGACCCGCGGCAATGCACAGCCGGCGATCTCATGCAGGCCGTCCCCGCTCTTTTGCCGCCCAACGCCTATATGTTTGAAGCGATGGCCCTGATGCAGAGCCGCCGTCTCAAGGCGCTCTTCGTCGTCACCGATGGCGAACTGGCCGGCATCGTCACGCCACGCGATCTCTTGCATTATCGTAGCCAGAAGGAGATGCTCCTTTTGGGCAATGTCCGGGAAGAAGCGAGCCTGGCTGGTCTGGCGCTGATTCGCAACAGTCTCCCCACGCTGGTCCGCTCCTTCCTGGCCGAACATCGCGGTACGCCGGAGATTCTGGAAGTCCTGACTTATATCCATCACGGCATCATTCGCCGCACTTGCGAATTGACCCTGGCGCAGTTGGCGGCAAACGGGGAGGAGCCGCCGGCAGTGCGTTGGTCGCTGCTGGTCATGGGGAGCGCGGGACGGCGCGAGATGCTCCTCGCCCCGGATCAGGATCACGGCTTGATCTGGGAAGATCTCCCGGCCGGAGCCACGGCCCGCGCCGCCGAGGAGTTCTTTGCCCGCTTCGGTACTGCACTGACCGAGAATCTCCTGGCGGTCGGCTATCCCCTCTGCGAAGGGGGGGTGATGGCGAGTAACCCGCCCTGGCGCGGCACACTCCGCACCTGGAGGCGCCGGATTCAGGATTGGGTGAACGATCCCGAGCCGATGAAGATTCGCTCTTCCTCTATTTTTTTCGACTTTCTCCCCCTGTATGGTGAAGTTGACCTCGCCCATGATCTGCGCGTCGCCATTGCCAGTGAGATCGAGTCCTTCGAGGGGTTTTTGTATCAGATGATGACCCTCGATCTTCGGCACAAGGTCCCCTTGAGTCTCCTTGGGGGCTTTGTCCTGGAGAAGAGCGGCGAGCATCAGGGCGAGATTTCGATCAAGCAAGGCGGGCTGATCTATCTGGTCGATTGCATTCGCATCTTTGCCCTGGAGCGGCGGCTGCCGGTGACCCGCACCCTCGACCGGTTGAGCGGTCTGGAAGGGCTGAATGTCTTCGATAACGAGACCGCCGAACATGTGCGCGCGGCCTTTGAAGCCCTGAGTTATCTGCGCCTGCGCAATGAACTGGCCCAGGTCGATGTCGGCCAGTATCCCTCTTCTTATCTCAATCCCCTGAGTCTGGCCAAGCCGGAACGGGAACTCCTCAAGGAAGCGTTGCAAGCGGTCAGTAAGCTGCAGGACGCCACCCGCCGGCACTTTTCGCGCAGCGCTTTTTGA